From the genome of Dermochelys coriacea isolate rDerCor1 chromosome 1, rDerCor1.pri.v4, whole genome shotgun sequence:
GTGACGCCACTAGAGGATGTCACACCCCAACTTATATAGCTTAATCCGTGGTGGGAATCCTGTGTTCCAAAATCAGTTCCCAGTTCagcttgtggaaaaatacaggtacccaaaatggagttcagtgtcacTTGCTCTGGTCACACAACCTTGACTGCCCTGCTGActcatagcagccattatccgTAGTCTCTATGGAGTGTTCTCAGAAAGGCTTACTCGGTGGGGATAAGCTTCTCATGAAGACTATTGTTTCCCATAATATCCCATACACTGCATAGGCCCTTTACCACCAGCTATCTAGACAGGAATAATTTTGCCCCGTTGGTGTCAcccaggtgtaactcattttcgAATAGAGATACGTtgtcaatattcataatttcccATACAAaaaactttgtcctcacccataactatttcacatttggggacaatgtataccttcaaatcagcagcactgcgatgggcacccgcatggccccacagtatgccaacatttttatggctgacttagaacaatgcttcctcatctctcgtccgctaatgcccctactctacttgcgctacattgatgacaatttcatcatctggacccatggaaaagaagcccttgaggaattccaccatgatttcaacaatttccatcccaccatcaacctcagcctggacgagtccacacaagagatccacttcctgcacactgtggtgctaataagcgatggtcacataaacaccaccctatatcagaaacctactgactgctattcctacctacgtgcctctagctttcatccagatcacaccacattatccattgtctacagccaagctctaccttATAAcgacatttgctccaacccctcagacagagacaaacacctacaagatctctatcatgcattcttacaactacaataacaacctgctgaagtgaagaaacagattgacaaagccagaagaatacccagaagtcacctactacaggacaggcccaacaaagaaaacaacagaacgccactagccatcaccttcagcccccaactaaaacctctccaacgcatcatcaaggatctacaacctatcctgaaggacaacccatcactctcacagatcttgggagacaggccagtccttgcttacagacagccccccaacctgaagcaaatactcaccagcaaccacacaccacacaacagaaccactaacccaggaacctatccttgcaacaaagcctgttgccaactgtgtccacatatctattcaggggataccatcatagggcctaatcacatcagccacactatcagaggctcgttcacctgcgcatctaccaatgtgatatatgccatcatgtgccagcaatgcccctctgccatgtacattggtcaaactggacagtctccacataaaagaataaatggacacaaatcagacgtcaagaattataacattcaaaaacaagttggagaacacttcagtctctcctgtcacttgattacagacctgagagtggctatccttcaacaaaaaaacttcaaaaacagactccaatgagagactgctgaattggaattaatttgcaaactggatacaattaacttaggcttgaatagagactgggattggatgggtcattacataaagtaaactatttccccatgttatttctccccccaccccccactgttcctcaggcattcttattaactgctggaaatggctcaccttgattatcaccacaaaaggttttcctccttcccccgctccttcctgctggtaatagctcatcttaagtgatcactgtctttacagtttgtatgataaaacccattgtttcatgttctctgtgtgtgtatatacacaaagtaaaactatttccccatgttatttctcccccccaccccaacccccactgttcctcagatgttcttgttaactcttggaaatagcctacctacttgtcaccatgaaaggttttcctcctcccccccccgccgctgctggtgatggcttatcttaagtgatcactctccttacagtgtgtatgataaaacccattgtttcatgttctctgtgtgtgtatatcaatctcccctctgtattttccaccaaatgcatccgatgaagtgagctttagctcacgaaagcttatgctcaaataaatttgttagtctctaaggtgccacaagtactccttttctttttgcgaatacagactaacatggctgctactctgaaactacataAATAAAACACcatgaatactatgtgcagttctggttgcctcatctcaaaaaagacatatcagaaaaggaaaaggtacagaaaaatgcaacaaaaatgatttggggtataGAACagtttccatctgaggagaggttgacggggttggtgcttcGAGAGCCGGAGCTGCGGTTGCTCCTGTTGGCATACAGCGACGATGTACTCCTCGTAGTCCAGGACCCAGGCaacttggcgcaggtggaggctttCCAGGCCatctactcggcagcctcctccagctGGGTCAACTGGGtgaagagctctggcctggtggtcgggaaTGGGTGGCAGgtaagctccctcccacccactccttaGGCCATTTGGTGGAGTGCTGGTCCGCTGCTCTACCTTGGCATTTACCTTTCAGCCATGCATCCAtctccaccagagaactggcacTCTTTACAGGGCAGAgtgacagagcagctccagagATGGACAGGATTACtcaggtgcctctccctttgagggagggcactggtactcaatcaactagtcctgtccatgctctggtactggctcaacaccctagTCCTAGCCCCAGGCTTCCTGGACGACCTCCAGAAGGTGATTCTGGAGTTCGTTTGGCCAGgagtgcactgggtctctgcaggggtcctccatatGCCCCTAGAGGAGGGAAGGCAGAGTCCGAAGTGCCTACACACACAGGTCCACGTATTCTGCATCCAGGCCCTgaagaggctcctttatggtgcaggtagtccggtgtggagaGTACTGGCTCATGCCTTCCTGCTCCATTTCCAAGGGCTctgatatgactggcagctctgtTATCTCAatctgagaggtcttccacgagatcTATCCGGGCttccagtcttctaccaggacctcctaaggacctggaaactgttctcgGTAACCAGGTCTGTGGTGCACACCGAGGTGGcagatctcctcatggagccTCTGCTTCACaaccccagctccatgtgcaggtggcataGTCCCTCTCGGTGCGCCAGAAGTTGATCCTGGCAGAAGTtaccagagtcagagacctcctggattacGACAAGGGAAACTGGCTGGATCTCCTGTTGCTCACTCAGTGTATGGGGCTCTACAGGTCTTGtaccccggtgcatacttcaggagtgCGTGCTTTGCTGCCCACTACTTGGGTTTacctcgaccaggtcctgcatgagggcgCACCCTGTCCACCCGccaccccaggccctctggaccttttcctCAGGCCCCTGCCCAATGGACCCAAAGAGTCCCCCAATCCTTCTCCATGAGCTGGCTGCATGACTTGCAGCCAGTTTGTTTCCAGACTGCACCAAGGAAACAcctatacacgctcatgctccacaccctttacTTCCTTTCCTTTGTGtcccgccctgacacaaagtgcttggacctcctgccacctctagagggtgaggggccctggtgggccagcctatactccaccctggTCCCGAGGCCCACCAGGGATATCAGCTGGAGGCTCCTTCATGGGGCTGTGAGAACTGGCATATATTTGGCATGGTTTACCTCTATCCTGGACACCTGCCCTTCTGCGGCGTGAGGGAGAATCTGGCACATGTTTCCTtggagtgcaccaggttgcagcccctattccagctcctcacaaatatCCTGTTAcgtttctggctgcacttttcccctctcctccttctctATGCACACgaaagtcacaggacctcctgggcaacctcctcctggccctgtcTAAAATGCTCATCTTTAAAatcagggagaggaggttggctgatagagactcctgtgactgtggggcctgtttCCAATCTTGTATctgttcatgtatccgggcagagttcctcttggCGGTGTCCACTTgttcccttgatgcctttgaagagcagtgggtGCTTTCTGGGATTCattgctcggtgtccctgtcaggatccctttcttttttccctttgaccgcactcctgttccTGCTATTTCATTAATTGTCCCACGgaatcatttggtttccaggtgCTATAGATCCTACCCTTAGGCTGTTGGGGTCGGGGGGCCCTTAAGCAGTGTGCGGGGTcccgcctgcccacttcccggaacCCAGTAGCTACAATACAATACCAATTTCTGGAAAGAAATCTTGTGCAGTgatgttacattcaccttacacagaaagTGTGCTCTCAAAAGTAACGCATTTCAGATTTTATCATTTATATGAAGAATTCACAAGTTACACATCTCTTCAAgcatcactaaaatccaacccatctGTTTGTCCCAGTTCCCTAATGTAAGTGGGgaactattgtggggaactttcctggcttctgcattacCCCAGGGGAATTCACTAAGGACAGGCTATGAGTCAAAACTCACACTCCCTTTTCCCACAGGCCTGCCTGACAtcaaggactccccttccattctCCTATGTGGCAGAATCCTCATAATAGTGACATGGCtctgcccaggattcctgagaGGCTGAACCCAAAGTCTCATCATGGTCACTTAAGATAGGAGCTagagtgtccccactccagggtaatCCCTTCACATTGGATACTTACCTGACCCCCTGATCAGTATATTAAGTTAAAtccaaatataatttattaaacagcaactgtaAGAAGAATAAACCAACAAATGGGAAAGGTTCACGGAAACAAGAAACCCTGCTCTGTGTGCATGGGGATATCACAAAGAGCCCTCTCTAGGATGCAAGGAAACTTCATAGTCTGTTCCACTCCAAAATTGACTCTAAAAACAACTGCACAAAGCAGTACATTATTTTTACTCAAAGGTGATGTCATAGTTAAATAAAGCAGTCCAGTTCTCAAAAACACACCATTTCCTAACTCTCACCAGTAAGCTCTATTAGAATGTCCTCAATTTATGCAGCAGCTTTCCTGTATTAGGACTTTCCCACTGAAACATTAGCATTATCCTCCAGGATTTGTGATGGATACAACATAGAAAAATCAGGTACATTTTGCTCAGCGAATCACTGTCCATATGATAAAGAACTTCAGCAttgctgtttctttctttttctctttggctATCTGAAAGTGTAACTTCTGTTTGTAAAACTGGAAAAGAACAATTACCACAGAGGCACTAATGGAAAACTACTTTGCATCAAAATGCTACAGTGTCTTATGGTagtcttagggcaggtctacactatagctGGGATTGATGATCTGAGATCAATTCACCGGCGTTCGATTAAaagggtctagtaaagacccgaCAATTCGACTCAGATCACCCTGCAGTTGACCTCCAACTAGAAGAGTAacataagtcaatgggagattttctccATCGACGGcccctctcccccgcctcccAACAATGTAGAACCCACTGTAACCTGACCTAAGGCACATCGACTTCAGCTGccttattcatgtagctggagttgcatagagTAGGATGACAGGACTATAGTAGGTTGACACTGCGGTAGTGAAGAGATGGCCTTAGAGTCATGGAAAGGAAAAGTAacagggtgtgtggggagggaggctgatGGGTGACAATAAAGAGGTCAAGTGATGGTCAGAGAGAGGTAACTCAGCAGTGGAAAGAGCAATGCTTAGTGATGGAGTGATAAGATATTGTTAGGGAGGAAATGCTCAGACTGTGAACTTCCACAATGCTTAGCTCAACCAAACTGGGAGAGTGCACCCTTGTTTCATGAGCAGATATGCTTTCCTCCTCTTGTCACACAGATTTCAAGTCAGTGGCCCTAGGTAAATATCTTTTGGCAGGTGTATTTGCCTACTTTATCACGAAGCTCTTTGGTTTTGACCCCATAAATGATAGGGTTGAGCATGGGAGGGATGAGGAGATAGAGGTCAGTCAAAATTATGTGAACATGGGAAGCGATGCCTTGACCAAACCTGTATGTGAGATTGGAGAAGAGTCCAGGCGTATAATATGTAAGCATCACACAGATGTGGGCTGCACAAGTGTTGAGGGCTTTCTGGTGGGCTTTCTTAGAGGAGATTCTGAGAACAGCCCTAATGATCAGACCGTAGGACAGGGCAATGAGCGTCAGGTCAAACCCATTGATTACAAACATTAGCCACAAGCCATATATCCTGTAGACTGTGATGTCCCCACACACCATCTTCAGCACAGCTATGTACTCGCATTGCGTGTGGGAGATAATGCGGTTGGCACAGAACGGCTGCTGACTCAGGAGTAGGGGTAGGGgcagaatgaagagaacagctctTATCAAACCTGCAAGCCCTAGCTTAGCTATTTGTGCATTGCTGAGGATGGTGCCATATCTCAGAGGGTTACATATGGCAACGTAGCGATCAAAGGCCATTGTGACAAGGGTGGATGAGTGCATAACAGAAACCATGTGGAGGAAgaacatctgggtgaggcagccAGCCACAGTAATGCCtttcaaattgaaccaaaatatgCCCAGTGCCTTTGGAACGACGAAGGTAGGTGTGGCAATGTCTGTAAGTGCCAGTATGCAGAGCAGCAGGTACATCGGCTTCTGCAGAGTCTGCTCCTTACCTACAACAGACAGAAGCGTGAAATTTCCCAGCAGGCTGATaatgtagaatgtaaagaaagggATGGAAATCCAGATGTGGGCAGTCTCCAGCCCAGGGATGCCCATTAGGATGAACGTTGAAGCATCAGAGTTGGTGAAGTTGAAAGCTGCCATGAGGCGGTTGATGCGTCGATACAACTCAGAAATGTTGAAGGTACCTTTAAAGTGAGAGAAGCACAGCAAAGGGGTTACATGCTTTACAAGAAATATTATGGTAAATATGTTATAATTATTAACATTCTTGGAGTCTTCTTGAGTGAAGAGTGAAGAACCACCGACAATGTCACTCCCTGTTTTCTAAAGCTTTAGCATacggcgggaatcctttgtttcaaaAACTGGTTTCCAGACTAGTTTGTAGGAAAATTATCTAAAGACTCCCCAAGAGttatgtggcctggtcacatggccttgtagagtcatagcatcCACTACGTATAGGCTGTCTGAAGCATTCTCAGGGAGGCTCACCAGGTGGAAGGTAAGTTTCTCTTCAGGCCTATTGTTTATGCCAGTAtctcattgccctgaataggcccttcccaaccagctatctagaTTGAAACTAAGTTCCCTAGTGGGTGTTACCCAgttgtaactacatttgaaatgcagagAAGTAGTCAATATTCAGAACTTCTGACAAAAATCATAAATGCATACAAAAAGGATAATAATATTCAGAAAGTCATagcttttccaatgacaccttacataACCCATCTTGCAATGGGGTACATTGTCACAAAAATAGCAATGATTATTACGACCAGTGAAATGCCTGCAGTTACATAACAACAACAATTGGAAACAAAACTGAGTAAAGCTTGTGACACCCAGATTATAGTTCTGTGGCATGCCAGGGCAAAGAGACCCTGAAACTCCCTAAATGCACTCTGTACCTAGAAAGGTCTCAAAGCTGGACTTGGACCAAcaatcacaaagaaaaaaattatttcaacagCACTGCCCACCTATCCACCTACATGCTGCTCTTCGACCCtctgatgttcccctctggtgttatctagTCTGGTGATCTGTTAGGTCACCGCAATACTTGATTCTGAGAGCCAGTCTTATCCTGCTCAGCTATGAGATTCCcgactcctgggctgttcacagatagtctctggcatgtaagctgctccttggattctgcaaccgaatgacactagccaatatctccagtcccagacacaacccaaGAAACCTCCCTCTTGCAGTGTCCAGGTATGCCCGCAGGACACTGCAAGCTTCtctgagtttgtcaatttaacaaagaaattgagaTGCACCAGGCTTTTTATCCAAGGGTTGTCTCTGTCACTCtacaaaccaaacacactgcttcaggtagaataaaaaacaaatttattatctacaaagatagattttaagtgatattaagtgataggcaaaaagtcagagtggttaccaaaacaaaagaaaatataatcatgctgacataaatataaagggaagggtaatcacctttttttatacagaactataaaatccctcctggccagaggtaaaaccccttcacctgtagagatttaagaagctaagataacctccctggcacctgaccaaaatgaccaatgaggagacaagatactttcaaagcttgaggtggggggaacaaagggtctgtctctctctgtgatgcttttgccgggaacagaacaggaatggaatattagaacttgttagtaagttatctagctagaaatgcgttagatttccttttgtttaaatggctggtaaaatagctttGCTGattggaatgtatattcctgattttgtgtcttttcataacttaaggttttgccttgtGGGATTCTCTGTGTTTCTAATCTGTTTACCctggaaggtatttaccatcctgattttatagaggtgattcttttactttttctttaattaaaattcttcttttaagattctgattgctttttcattgttcttaagatccaagggtttgggtctgtgttcactttgcaAGTTAGTGCAGATTTttctcaagccttctccaggaaagggggtgtagggcttggggggatattttgggggataaatgtctccaagtgggctctttccctttcctttgtttaacacgcttggtggtggcagcgtaggattcaaggacaagacaacatttgtaccttgaggaagttttaaacctaagctggtaagaataagctggggggtctttcatgaaggttcccacatctgtacattagagttcagagtggggaaggaactttgacacatGCAGTCTAAATTCTAAACTCTAtgagactgggcaacatctagattaagcattTTTCTCACCTCATTgtatattgcagtccttaatatacaagTTTGTTCTTTAAACCCCTGTGCTTCTGGGGCACATGTCCAGGTATgtcaggggggcattgctgagtctctccaagcaaggttgagcaattccctttGTGGGGCCTCATGCACGTGAGTCATTGCATTggagctcccttgctggacaatggctgatgggttgtttgacacctgTGTAGGGATTGgtcactttccttgctgttgcctctggggagctaatatatggctgattccccaactttcAGCAtcttttagtgaccaccatacaacaccatTCTCATAACTCCATATACATTTATGATAAATATATATGGACAAagacatgactttcagcagatcataacctttccccttataccttacaaggcatgctttatatgtaaaatcatgtttatatgaaaatgaggactATGGCGGTTACACTACGATCCCTGATGATAAACAATGTCTCACCTCCCCCCTTAGTTTGCTGCAAGAGGGTTAATCACCGACT
Proteins encoded in this window:
- the LOC119846020 gene encoding olfactory receptor 52E2-like; the protein is MAAFNFTNSDASTFILMGIPGLETAHIWISIPFFTFYIISLLGNFTLLSVVGKEQTLQKPMYLLLCILALTDIATPTFVVPKALGIFWFNLKGITVAGCLTQMFFLHMVSVMHSSTLVTMAFDRYVAICNPLRYGTILSNAQIAKLGLAGLIRAVLFILPLPLLLSQQPFCANRIISHTQCEYIAVLKMVCGDITVYRIYGLWLMFVINGFDLTLIALSYGLIIRAVLRISSKKAHQKALNTCAAHICVMLTYYTPGLFSNLTYRFGQGIASHVHIILTDLYLLIPPMLNPIIYGVKTKELRDKVGKYTCQKIFT